The following coding sequences are from one Salvia hispanica cultivar TCC Black 2014 chromosome 3, UniMelb_Shisp_WGS_1.0, whole genome shotgun sequence window:
- the LOC125214420 gene encoding late blight resistance protein R1-A-like, which produces MAAYAALASLAQTTALNSNHAISRFSIDANHKITSINEYVLILLTFLKDYPDKSNPWEDKLRDLAREAEDIIEHFTWKQSYYGRKKLSSLNFEEALRDVTEKFRLFLGDVMDEQTFSPSISLSSSSASRVAATGNGVAIGLNEDVMAIKDRLCGLSSKLEVVSILGMGGIGKTTLARTVYDDSVIMYHFDIRVWLTISQDYSARKVLLGLAHSMKLIHEHMSGEMVDVSVLAVEVYRHLKGRRYLVVMDDVWSTKVWDDVRNVFPDDGNGSRIMLTTRLADVAVYPNSSSAPHEMRFMNDSQSWDLLKGKVFVDSNCPPELEEVGKKIARSCGGLPLAVVLVAGFLSGVDKNPSSWDEISTNVLNPIVGQELEEILSLSYTHLSHHLRPCFLFMAMFPEDESISASRLIRLWLASGFLKHQNRGKSLEEEAEEYLEDLVREKSCNCD; this is translated from the coding sequence ATGGCAGCTTATGCCGCTCTTGCTTCCCTTGCTCAAACCACAGCTCTCAATTCAAATCACGCCATATCTCGCTTCTCTATCGATGCAAATCACAAAATTACATCGATCAATGAGTATGTCCTCATCTTGCTTACCTTCCTCAAAGATTATCCAGATAAATCCAACCCTTGGGAAGACAAGCTGAGGGATTTAGCTCGTGAAGCTGAAGATATCATCGAACATTTTACGTGGAAGCAATCGTATTATGGAAGGAAGAAACTATCAAGCTTGAATTTTGAAGAAGCTCTCAGAGACGTAACGGAGAAATTCCGGTTATTTCTTGGAGATGTGATGGATGAGCAAACTTTTTCTCCATCTATTTCCCtctcatcatcatcagcaTCAAGAGTTGCAGCTACTGGCAACGGTGTGGCGATTGGTTTGAATGAAGATGTGATGGCGATAAAGGATCGGCTTTGTGGGCTTTCATCCAAACTCGAAGTTGTGTCCATTTTGGGGATGGGTGGAATCGGTAAGACCACTCTGGCTAGAACTGTTTATGACGATTCAGTGATCATGTATCATTTCGATATTCGTGTTTGGCTTACAATATCGCAAGATTATAGTGCACGGAAAGTTCTTTTAGGCCTTGCACATTCCATGAAATTGATTCATGAACACATGTCTGGGGAGATGGTTGATGTTTCAGTGTTGGCAGTGGAAGTGTATAGACACTTGAAGGGTAGGAGGTATCTCGTGGTAATGGATGATGTGTGGAGCACAAAGGTTTGGGATGATGTAAGGAATGTATTTCCGGATGATGGTAATGGAAGTCGAATCATGTTAACCACAAGGCTAGCGGATGTAGCCGTTTATCCTAACTCCTCTAGTGCTCCTCATGAGATGAGGTTCATGAATGATTCTCAAAGTTGGGATTTGCTCAAGGGAAAGGTGTTTGTAGACAGCAATTGCCCACCTGAATTGGAAGAAGTTGGGAAAAAGATTGCAAGAAGTTGTGGGGGACTACCCCTTGCTGTTGTCCTGGTTGCTGGATTCTTGTCTGGAGTTGATAAGAATCCATCTTCTTGGGATGAAATTTCCACAAATGTATTAAATCCAATTGTTGGTCAGGAGTTGGAGGAGATACTATCTTTGAGTTACACTCACTTGTCTCATCATCTGAGGCCGTGTTTTCTGTTTATGGCAATGTTTCCTGAAGATGAAAGTATCAGTGCTTCAAGGCTTATTAGATTATGGTTAGCTTCAGGCTTCTTGAAGCATCAAAATAGAGGTAAAAGCTTGGAAGAGGAGGCAGAGGAGTATTTGGAGGATCTAGTCAGAGAGAAATCTTGTAATTGTGACTAG
- the LOC125214438 gene encoding putative late blight resistance protein homolog R1B-16: MTRSMARLLHEGLSTFIQKAKWEEFMKTEEHEMRNVLKDEGWEYPLDRVDSDALQHPAGYHSLEAPKQCCSTRPGTKTTTRVACLEACGSQELEEILSLSYMHLSHHLRSCFLFMAMFPEDENIRASRLIRLWVAEGFLKHHSGYSESIEEEAEEYLEDLVKRNLVIVNSKKSDGKIKCCGLHDMVRDLCIRKAHDEKFLHVIHGHVIPQSMINERRISLRLSSIADIWCPTAHSILCFELQSFPSSPTFLRRFRLLRILDAVSQRSKELPSQGGKFPFEDMSIIGSLPNLQVFKLRDQPFSKTWETTDGEFPQLRYLLIEKSGLQTWITESSHFPRLKHLVLRFCESLREIPQGIGEIPTLELIEVDSSNKSIVESAKQIAEDQQSYGNYDLHVRASYFSLNETLLSAHCNCLFFMFPFVVVAYGMFSAEVDQALDG, translated from the exons ATGACGAGATCCATGGCGAGGCTGCTACATGAGGGACTCTCTACTTTCATTCAAAAGGCCAAGTGGGAGGAGTTTATGAAGACCGAGGAGCACGAGATGAGGAACGTGCTGAAAGACGAAGGCTGGGAGTATCCACTCGACCGGGTGGATTCTGACGCTCTACaacacccggccgggtaccaTTCGCTGGAAGCGCCAAAGCAATGCTgctccacccggccgggtaccaAAACAACCACCCGGGTGGCCTGTTTAGAAGCATGTGGGAGTCAG GAGTTGGAGGAGATACTATCTTTGAGTTACATGCACTTGTCTCATCATTTGAGGTCTTGTTTTCTCTTCATGGCAATGTTTCCTGAAGATGAAAATATCCGTGCTTCAAGGCTTATTAGATTATGGGTAGCTGAGGGTTTCTTGAAGCATCATAGTGGATATAGTGAAAGCATAGAAGAAGAGGCAGAGGAGTATTTGGAGGATCTAGTCAAGAGAAATCTTGTAATTGTAAATAGTAAGAAGAGTGATGGAAAAATCAAGTGTTGCGGCCTCCATGATATGGTTCGAGACTTGTGCATAAGGAAAGCGCATGATGAGAAGTTTCTTCATGTTATCCATGGTCATGTCATTCCACAAAGCATGATAAATGAGCGACGCATCAGTTTGAGGCTTTCTAGTATAGCTGACATCTGGTGCCCAACCGCCCATTCCATACTATGCTTCGAACTCCAGAGTTTCCCAAGCTCACCAACCTTTCTAAGACGTTTCAGATTGCTTAGGATATTGGACGCAGTGAGCCAAAGATCAAAAGAACTCCCTTCCCAA GGTGGTAAATTTCCTTTTGAAGATATGAGCATTATTGGTTCATTGCCTAATCTGCAAGTGTTTAAGCTAAGAGATCAACCATTTAGTAAAACGTGGGAAACAACTGATGGAGAGTTTCCTCAGCTGAGATAtttgctaattgagaaatcaGGTCTCCAGACCTGGATAACTGAGAGCAGTCACTTTCCGAGACTGAAGCACTTAGTGCTTCGTTTTTGTGAGAGTTTAAGGGAGATTCCACAAGGTATAGGAGAAATACCGACACTAGAATTGATTGAAGTGGATTCTAGTAACAAGTCTATTGTGGAGTCAGCGAAGCAGATAGCTGAGGATCAACAGAGCTATGGAAATTATGATCTTCATGTTCGTGCCTCCTATTTCAGTCTTAATGAG ACACTTCTATCTGCACACTGCAACTGTTTGTTTTTCATGTTTCCGTTTGTTGTAGTAGCATACGGCATGTTTTCTGCAGAGGTGGATCAAGCCCTTGATGGTTAG
- the LOC125216304 gene encoding putative late blight resistance protein homolog R1C-3, with protein MEDTATELLVENIKELLVNRPGLTKDDETRGNIENLLRDLPVFIAFLRETVEKRRRREMAGYYEEDSSEAKRIAKEVQDVVYDVQDMIDVLIAKTIEKNQKTRFFRFWDKAGSLNATCKHFEEVKAMVDRFREKTIIYVEDERIITEAQPPKRKDAEIPEVQKEELVHRLSCETDYLDVIPLIDTTGCGMQILARQIFNEQHILYKFPTRIWLTITYSLTAEQMCIDILKELSIRVDEDTSAKELADTVAARLHNQTFLIVMDNVDISDWERLSVALPFHNTKGKVLITTYDSDVKKVDRNPNLFTIYGFATDEDVWGRLRWEALGKLDCPPELVDVGQEIAFLCARMPKTVSIIGRILESYSVTDRNIKYYWIKVRNQLRSYTHRMPSFALHLSRFIYLSYDNIPHHLRPCLLYFLLFPKHHEILVSKLIRLWITEGFVQQQSGCSLEETGEKYLYDLISRKLVVTVRFKSDGKLKSCQIHDTLLEYDNCPGEANEEYFLQEIVYKGDGQCEPPLSSKETCRRLSIHSDCLSFVSSRPFGPRVRSFVCFSKTNYVVSPENSTNITEAFKLVRVLDILPLKFTKIDSDLYNLFHLRYIAFSSELSILPSKFNQLWNIQTLIVITKSRTLQVKADIWKMKRLRHFKTNASATLPVSVNSDKQSTELQTLGLISVESCTEELPHQAPNLKKLGIRGRLALLFGRKTGSIDSLKEMRKLGKLKLVNDIYPDQRREGALGCLPRYDQFPCGLTSLTICATFLGWEHMSTLGLLEKLEVLKLRDHAFVGHTWEVEDGGFHSLETMHIEKTDLACWKASSHHYPKLRSLVLKDCDKLREIPVQLADISSFETLELSTSRSAVTSAKTISKLKRDGGSEFTLFIFPRHHTE; from the exons atggaggatACGGCAACGGAATTGCTGGTTGAGAACATCAAGGAGCTACTAGTAAACCGCCCCGGTCTAACCAAAGACGACGAGACGAGGGGAAACATCGAGAATCTTCTAAGGGATCTCCCCGTGTTCATAGCCTTCCTAAGGGAGACAGTCGAGAAGCGGAGAAGAAGGGAAATGGCGGGGTACTATGAAGAAGATTCCTCTGAAGCAAAGCGGATTGCGAAGGAGGTTCAAGATGTTGTTTATGATGTGCAAGACATGATTGATGTCTTGATCGCAAAGACCATCGAGAAGAATCAAAAGACTCGTTTCTTTAGATTCTGGGATAAAGCTGGCAGTCTCAATGCAACTTGCAAACATTTCGAGGAGGTCAAAGCCATGGTTGATCGCTTCAGAGAGAAAACCATTATCTACGTCGAAGACGAACGCATAATAACTGAG GCTCAACcaccaaaaaggaaagatgCAGAAATTCCCGAAGTTCAGAAGGAAGAACTCGTGCATCGTCTGAGTTGCGAAACAGACTATCTAGATGTAATTCCGCTTATAGATACAACTGGTTGTGGAATGCAGATACTGGCACGGCAGATTTTTAACGAGCAACATATCCTCTACAAGTTTCCCACCCGTATATGGCTCACTATTACATACAGTCTCACAGCTGAACAAATGTGTATCGACATCCTCAAAGAGTTGAGCATTAGAGTTGACGAGGATACGAGTGCCAAAGAATTAGCTGATACGGTTGCTGCTCGTCTCCACAACCAAACTTTCCTGATTGTCATGGATAATGTAGACATTTCTGATTGGGAAAGACTTAGCGTGGCTCTGCCATTTCACAATACAAAAGGCAAAGTTTTGATCACCACTTATGATTCGGATGTGAAAAAGGTGGATAGGAATCCGAATCTTTTCACCATTTATGGTTTCGCTACAGATGAAGATGTCTGGGGGAGGTTGCGGTGGGAGGCACTGGGAAAGCTGGACTGCCCTCCTGAGTTGGTAGATGTCGGACAAGAAATCGCATTTCTTTGTGCGAGAATGCCAAAGACAGTATCAATCATAGGACGCATCCTTGAGAGCTATTCAGTCACAGATAGAAATATAAAGTACTATTGGATCAAAGTGAGAAACCAGTTGCGCTCATATACTCATAGGATGCCAAGCTTTGCACTGCACTTGTCTAGATTCATATATCTGAGTTATGACAATATACCTCACCACTTGCGCCCGTGCTTGCTTTACTTTCTCTTGTTCCCAAAACACCATGAAATATTGGTATCAAAATTGATCCGCTTGTGGATTACAGAAGGCTTCGTGCAACAACAGTCTGGCTGCAGCTTGGAGGAAACTGGAGAGAAGTACTTGTATGATCTTATCAGTAGAAAATTAGTCGTAACTGTCAGGTTCAAATCTGATGGTAAGCTTAAATCATGCCAGATCCATGATACTTTACTAGAGTATGATAACTGCCCCGGGGAAGCTAATGAAGAATATTTTCTCCAAGAAATCGTGTACAAAGGAGACGGGCAATGTGAACCTCCACTCTCCAGCAAAGAAACATGTCGCCGTCTTTCCATTCATTCCGATTGCCTGAGCTTCGTTTCATCAAGACCTTTTGGTCCTCGTGTCCGctcatttgtttgtttttccaAGACTAACTATGTCGTGTCTCCTGAAAACAGCACAAACATCACTGAAGCCTTCAAATTGGTCAGAGTCTTGGATATTCTGCCTCTCAAGTTCACCAAGATTGACAGTGATCTCTATAATCTGTTTCATCTGAGGTACATTGCCTTTTCGTCTGAGCTGTCAATCCTTCCTTCAAAGTTCAACCAGCTTTGGAACATACAAACTCTTATAGTCATCACCAAATCTCGTACGCTTCAAGTTAAAGCTGACATATGGAAGATGAAGCGCCTTAGGCATTTCAAGACAAATGCCTCTGCTACCTTGCCCGTGTCGGTTAACAGTGACAAACAGAGTACAGAGCTTCAAACCCTCGGGTTGATCTCAGTGGAGAGTTGCACTGAGGAACTTCCTCATCAAGCGCCTAATTTGAAGAAGCTGGGCATCCGTGGGCGACTAGCCTTGCTTTTTGGCAGAAAGACAGGCTCTATCGATAGTTTGAAGGAAATGAGAAAACTTGGAAAGCTGAAACTTGTGAATGATATATATCCTGACCAACGGAGGGAAGGGGCATTGGGTTGTCTTCCTCGATACGATCAGTTCCCGTGTGGCCTTACCAGCCTCACAATCTGTGCTACTTTCCTCGGTTGGGAACATATGTCCACCCTCGGATTGCTGGAGAAACTTGAGGTGCTCAAGCTTAGAGATCATGCATTTGTTGGGCACACTTGGGAGGTAGAAGATGGAGGTTTTCACTCTCTCGAGACTATGCACATTGAGAAAACAGATTTGGCTTGTTGGAAGGCTTCTTCCCATCACTACCCCAAGCTTAGAAGCCTCGTGCTCAAGGACTGCGACAAGCTTCGTGAAATTCCAGTTCAGCTTGCTGACATATCAAGCTTCGAAACGTTGGAGCTGTCTACTAGCAGGAGTGCAGTTACATCTGCCAAAACCATTTCTAAGTTAAAGAGAGATGGAGGCTCGGAATTCACGCTCTTCATCTTTCCTCGTCATCACACTGAATGA
- the LOC125214450 gene encoding putative late blight resistance protein homolog R1B-14, with amino-acid sequence MAYAVLLSLTQTLDRILSYNEHPISVHRRQQIEQLLRQVKLLHRFIPKLPREANNFETRIRDAANEAEDVIEHFMHEHTASRKKSTGIFLYDFCELDTVADEISSIAKEAAAINTESLQPSSRRPASTPIPAVDSFTVGLEEGFEKIRGLLCDESPEHQIIPITGMGGLGKTTLARMVYHDPLVVETFPVRAWITVSQDYDTIDILGNLLHYLEKEGERGLAKDSDSTVEKIYKILRVKKHLIVFDDVWSGDIWNDMRHVLYHNDNGSRIVITTRITSVASYISSASPLHEMQFLKPDQSWKLLKEKVFPQKDCPSELQKVGQDIATKCKGLPLAIILVAGVLSNVRETRESWEKILDDVNSAINKNGEFDEIMSLSYTHLPLYLRPCFLYMGSFPEDHEIRISKLIKLWIAEGMVESEKEAQEYVNDLIMRSLVLVTSVKSNGKVKSCNIHGMVRDLCKRKALDDNYERRLSNSRIDLRELARAYASTMRSVVSFRPSGSSLRGLRKFKLLRVLDVVDTDAYALPASVFELFHLRYLAFGCPMEVPSAISRLQNLRILIIRPSKRSRKYRYSTDEVYLPLEIWMMRRLMHLISFYDLLPNPEGEASALENLLTLSVVKKLICTEEMMKLICNVRKLAITYFGDKYQQDYKLHNLVLLPQLEKLTLVVKKGSLLQVKAKPVFPETLRKLTLGGWRFPWEDMKAIATLPNLQVLKLRDHAFEGHTWDTNEEADEEQFPKLEYLLIEESDLESWVTEKAHFRILKRLVLHGCGKLSEIPDAIGDISPLELIEVDHANKSLVECVQRIHKEQKEEYDNKLLQVRVL; translated from the coding sequence ATGGCTTATGCTGTTCTTCTTTCACTTACCCAAACACTCGACAGAATCCTGAGTTATAATGAACACCCCATTTCTGTGCATCGAAGACAACAGATCGAACAGCTCCTTCGCCAAGTCAAGCTCCTCCACAGATTCATCCCAAAGCTCCCGAGGGAGGCCAACAACTTTGAAACAAGGATCAGGGACGCTGCAAACGAAGCCGAGGACGTTATCGAGCATTTCATGCACGAGCACACTGCCTCCCGTAAAAAATCTACAGGTATTTTTCTGTATGATTTCTGCGAGCTCGATACTGTGGCGGATGAAATCAGCTCCATTGCGAAAGAGGCCGCTGCCATCAACACGGAGAGCTTGCAGCCCAGTAGTCGTCGCCCGGCCTCAACGCCCATACCTGCAGTTGACAGTTTCACGGTTGGCCTTGAAGAgggatttgaaaaaataagaggTCTGCTCTGCGATGAATCACCCGAACACCAGATCATCCCTATCACGGGGATGGGCGGTCTTGGGAAGACCACACTCGCCAGGATGGTGTACCACGATCCGCTGGTAGTGGAGACGTTTCCTGTTCGTGCTTGGATCACTGTTTCACAAGATTATGACACCATTGATATTCTTGGAAATCTCCTACATTACTTGGAAAAGGAAGGCGAACGAGGACTAGCAAAAGATAGCGACTCAACGGTAGAAAAGATTTACAAAATATTGAGGGTGAAGAAGCACCTTATTGTATTTGATGATGTCTGGAGTGGAGATATATGGAACGATATGCGACATGTATTATACCACAATGATAATGGAAGTAGGATCGTGATAACAACGAGGATAACGAGTGTGGCTTCTTACATCAGCTCTGCAAGTCCTCTTCATGAGATGCAGTTTCTAAAACCAGATCAAAGCTGGAAGCTACTTAAGGAGAAGGTGTTTCCACAAAAAGACTGTCCGTCCGAGCTGCAGAAAGTCGGACAGGATATTGCAACAAAATGTAAGGGGCTGCCCCTTGCGATTATTCTTGTCGCAGGTGTCTTGTCCAACGTTAGGGAGACTCGAGAGTCATGGGAGAAAATTTTGGACGACGTGAATTCAGCTATTAATAAGAATGGGGAGTTTGATGAGATCATGTCTTTGAGTTATACTCATTTACCTCTGTATTTGAGGCCTTGTTTCTTATACATGGGCAGCTTCCCAGAAGATCATGAGATCCGAATCTCGAAGCTTATCAAGCTTTGGATAGCAGAAGGGATGGTGGAAAGTGAAAAGGAGGCTCAGGAATATGTCAATGACCTTATCATGAGAAGTCTGGTTTTGGTGACTTCGGTCAAGTCGAATGGGAAGGTCAAAAGTTGCAATATCCATGGTATGGTACGTGACTTGTGCAAAAGAAAAGCTCTGGATGATAATTACGAGCGAAGGCTCAGTAATTCTCGTATTGATCTAAGGGAGCTTGCAAGAGCGTACGCCTCGACCATGCGTTCTGTTGTGAGCTTCCGACCTAGTGGAAGCTCATTACGCGGTCTGCGCAAGTTCAAATTGCTGAGGGTGTTGGATGTGGTGGATACAGACGCCTATGCACTCCCTGCTTCTGTGTTTGAGCTATTTCACTTGAGGTACCTTGCTTTCGGATGTCCAATGGAGGTTCCATCAGCCATATCCAGACTTCAGAATCTTCGCATATTGATCATCCGTCCCAGCAAGAGATCAAGGAAATACAGATACTCAACAGATGAGGTATATCTACCATTAGAGATCTGGATGATGCGACGTTTGATGCATCTTATCTCTTTTTATGATCTTTTGCCAAATCCAGAAGGAGAAGCTTCGGCTCTAGAGAACCTGCTAACTTTGTCTGTGGTGAAAAAGTTGATATGTACAGAAGAGATGATGAAATTGATTTGCAATGTGAGAAAACTGGCAATCACTTATTTCGGAGACAAATACCAACAAGACTATAAGCTCCACAATCTTGTTCTTCTGCCTCAACTTGAGAAGCTGACACTAGTTGTGAAGAAAGGTTCTCTTCTTCAGGTAAAAGCTAAGCCTGTTTTCCCAGAGACACTAAGAAAGCTAACCTTGGGTGGTTGGCGATTTCCTTGGGAAGATATGAAAGCTATTGCCACTCTGCCGAATCTTCAAGTGCTCAAACTGAGAGATCATGCCTTTGAAGGACATACGTGGGACACTAACGAAGAGGCTGACGAGGAACAGTTTCCTAAACTGGAATACTTGCTAATTGAAGAATCTGATTTAGAAAGCTGGGTGACAGAAAAAGCCCACTTCCGAATACTGAAGCGACTAGTGCTTCATGGTTGTGGTAAACTAAGTGAGATTCCAGATGCCATTGGAGACATATCACCACTTGAACTGATTGAGGTTGATCATGCCAACAAATCCCTTGTAGAGTGTGTCCAAAGGATCCACAAGGAACAAAAGGAGGAATACGACAACAAACTTCTTCAAGTTCGAGTATTATGA
- the LOC125212434 gene encoding putative late blight resistance protein homolog R1B-14 — MAYAVLGSLDETIDQILFYRYSEYPLSLKGKEQIYRLQQKVVSLREFVEKFKEEGSRLESRIRDAANEAEDVIEHWMHEHIRSPSATDIEYDLGELNMAMEELNSIAEEVQSSPTPAPAVDRNKMLLESSPTPTPAAVGLEEQVDKLRVLLLENQTDNDIIPITGMGGIGKTTLARAVFEDDQVVNHYPVRAWITLSQNYQIQNVYAELLFSLEKQVETGLLDDCVTTEDKLREIITLNKCLIVVDDLWSEKAWREIRIIFNKEDMCNRSWFMITSRDDRVVFYSIYSTDAHRMDLMDEHVSWCLLKQKVFGSKECPSELEKIGKDIAKACKGLPLAVMIAARILSQTCQTQSSWEELAPNMRSLIVEDAQFQYTMSLSYADLPRRLRSCFLYMCGFHDDYEIRVSMLVKLWVAEGFVKDQWGAEQYVKEIVSKNLASTTSIKSDGYEIKSCIVHDLVRDVFKIKAIDENYERRLSNSHLDLREVARGYASTLRTIISFQRNESSLRGLRKFKLLRVLDVVDTDAYALPASVFDLFHLRYLAFGCPMEVPSAISRLQNLRSLIIRPSKRSRKYIYNSMDAAYLPLEIWMMPLLTHLVSLFDPVPHPEGAVSTLKELHTLCVVKKLICTEEMMKVICNVEKLAITYFGDKYQQDYQLENLVLLSKLEKLTLVVTKGSLLQQKAKPVFPKRLEKLTLSGWRFPWEDMRAIAALPKLEVLKLRDHAFEGDTWDTDEYSDEEFVDEGKVFAELRYLVIEESDLENWVVKEHHFSRLKHLVLKGCRKLNKIPNAIARTLDILLIEVDRANLSLLKCAREIQQERINRNDRIDLEVREL, encoded by the coding sequence ATGGCTTATGCTGTTCTCGGTTCACTAGATGAAACAATAGATCAGATCCTATTTTACAGATATAGTGAATACCCCCTTTCTCTCAAAGGAAAAGAACAGATTTACAGGCTCCAACAAAAAGTAGTTTCCTTGCGTGAATTTGTTGAAAAGTTTAAGGAGGAAGGCAGCAGGTTGGAATCAAGAATCAGAGATGCAGCTAATGAAGCAGAGGATGTAATCGAGCATTGGATGCACGAGCATATCCGATCACCTTCTGCTACGGATATTGAGTATGATTTAGGTGAGCTGAATATGGCGATGGAGGAATTGAACTCCATTGCTGAAGAGGTGCAGTCATCTCCAACGCCCGCACCAGCTGTCGATAGGAATAAGATGCTTCTCGAGTCATCTCCAACACCCACGCCAGCTGCTGTTGGTCTGGAGGAGCAGGTCGACAAATTAAGAGTTTTGCTCTTAGAAAACCAAACGGACAATGACATTATCCCAATCACGGGGATGGGAGGTATTGGAAAGACAACTCTGGCCAGAGCTGTTTTTGAAGATGACCAAGTTGTCAACCACTACCCTGTTCGTGCCTGGATCACTCTGTCCCAGAATTATCAAATCCAGAATGTGTATGCAGAGCTCTTATTTTCCTTGGAGAAACAAGTCGAAACAGGACTTTTGGATGATTGTGTCACCACGGAAGACAAATTACGCGAAATCATTACTTTGAACAAGTGCCTGATTGTGGTGGATGATCTATGGAGTGAGAAAGCTTGGCGCGAGATACGCATCATATTCAACAAGGAAGATATGTGTAACCGGAGTTGGTTTATGATTACCTCAAGAGATGACCGTGTGgttttttattccatttatTCCACTGATGCTCACAGGATGGATCTCATGGATGAGCATGTAAGTTGGTGTCTGCTGAAGCAAAAGGTGTTTGGTAGCAAAGAATGTCCATCTGAGTTGGAGAAGATCGGAAAGGATATTGCAAAAGCTTGTAAGGGGCTTCCCCTTGCAGTTATGATAGCTGCTCGTATATTGTCTCAAACATGTCAGACTCAATCCTCATGGGAGGAACTTGCTCCAAACATGCGTTCACTTATCGTGGAAGACGCACAGTTCCAATATACAATGTCTTTGAGTTATGCTGATTTGCCTCGTCGTTTGAGGTCTTGTTTCTTATACATGTGTGGCTTCCATGACGATTATGAAATTCGCGTCTCCATGCTTGTCAAGTTATGGGTGGCTGAAGGATTTGTTAAAGATCAATGGGGCGCTGAACAATATGTGAAGGAAATCGTGAGCAAAAATCTGGCTTCCACCACGTCCATCAAGTCCGATGGCTATGAAATCAAAAGTTGCATTGTCCATGACTTGGTACGTGACGTGTTCAAAATAAAGGCGATAGATGAGAATTATGAGCGACGGCTCAGTAACTCTCATCTTGATCTAAGGGAGGTTGCAAGAGGGTATGCCTCAACGCTCCGTACCATTATAAGCTTCCAACGTAATGAAAGCTCATTACGCGGTCTGCGCAAGTTCAAATTGCTGAGGGTGTTGGATGTGGTGGATACTGATGCCTATGCACTCCCTGCATCTGTGTTCGACCTCTTTCACTTGAGGTACCTTGCTTTCGGATGTCCAATGGAGGTTCCATCGGCCATATCCAGGCTTCAGAATCTTCGATCTTTGATCATCCGTCCCAGCAAAAGATCAAGGAAATACATATACAACTCAATGGATGCGGCATATCTTCCGTTAGAGATCTGGATGATGCCACTTCTGACGCATCTCGTCTCCCTTTTTGATCCTGTGCCACATCCAGAGGGTGCGGTTTCTACTCTGAAGGAGCTTCACACACTGTGTGTGGTGAAGAAGTTGATATGTACAGAAGAGATGATGAAAGTGATTTGCAATGTGGAAAAGCTGGCAATCACTTATTTTGGAGACAAATATCAACAAGACTATCAGCTTGAGAATCTTGTTCTCCTGTCTAAACTTGAGAAGCTGACACTAGTTGTGACGAAAGGTTCTCTCCTTCAGCAAAAAGCGAAGCCTGTTTTCCCAAAGAGACTGGAAAAGTTAACCTTGAGTGGTTGGCGATTTCCTTGGGAGGATATGAGAGCTATTGCAGCTCTGCCCAAACTTGAAGTGCTCAAACTGAGAGATCATGCCTTTGAAGGCGATACATGGGACACTGATGAGTACAGTGATGAAGAGTTCGTGGACGAAGGAAAAGTGTTTGCTGAACTGCGTTATTTGGTAATTGAGGAATCTGATTTAGAGAATTGGGTTGTAAAAGAACACCACTTCTCACGACTGAAGCACCTAGTGCTTAAAGGTTGTCGTAAGCTGAATAAGATTCCAAATGCCATTGCACGCACATTAGATATTCTACTAATTGAGGTTGATCGTGCAAACCTATCTCTTCTCAAGTGTGCCCGAGAGATCCAGCAAGAACGTATTAACAGAAATGATCGAATAGACCTTGAAGTTCGAGAACTATAA